A single Populus nigra chromosome 13, ddPopNigr1.1, whole genome shotgun sequence DNA region contains:
- the LOC133671283 gene encoding putative receptor-like protein kinase At5g39000, with protein MHRFSYSNLFHKRNSIMSIFIALYLLPPLHLFLYVTATTDYLQRYSPTDLILLNCGASSNLSSPDGRGWDGDSQSKFAASNPPEASSVFAASNQDPSVNQVPYMTARIFHSKFTYTFPVLPGPKFVRLYFYPASYSNLDISTSYFSLSANNYELLNNFSASLTVPAIRPPVDYFTKEFIITVWDNQKLELTFIPSPASFAFINGIEIVSMPDSFYARGSDNPLTNVGTDLSYLDNTTALETVYRLNVGGQDISSTGDTGMYRTWHQDSEYLLGGRTGNTPYLPGVKIEYTTKTPAYSAPAMVYSTMRSMGPEPRVNMNYNLTWIFPVDADFHYLLRLHFCEFRMEFKSVNQQVFLIFINNQTAEYDADVIHMSGGNGIPVYKDYIVLVPQGSQSKQDLWLELHPNMELKPTYADAILNGLEIFKLNTTDGNLAGFNPDPTVAPPPAEQHPSLQERRTGKRSSILTVIGIVGGSIGAVFACSLILYFFAFKQKRVKDPSKSEEKSSWTLLSQTSRSTTTISPSLPTDLCRRFTFFEINEATGNFDDQNIIGSGGFGTVYKGYIEYGFIAVAIKRLDSSSKQGTREFQTEIEMLSNLRHLHLVSLIGYCDDHGEMILVYDYMSRGTLREHLYKTKSSPLPWKQRLEICIGAAKGLHYLHSGAKHTIIHRDVKSTNILLDENWVAKVSDFGLSRLGPTSTSQTHVSTVVRGSIGYVDPEYYRRQHLTEKSDVYSFGVVLFEVLCARPPVIPSSPKDQASLADWARKCYHRGTLDQIVDPHLKGEVAPASLNKFAEIANSCLHGQGIERPKMGDVVWGLEFALQVQQTAENNANNMENKSSFSPRQDVMTTDDDDMFSGAESHSRSTVSTRESVTQSDPDQRARGVFSEIIDPKAR; from the coding sequence ATGCATAGGTTTTCTTACTCCAATTTATTCCACAAAAGAAATAGCATAATGTCCATCTTCATCGCTCTCTACCTTCTCCCTCCCCTCCATCTTTTCCTCTACGTTACTGCTACTACAGATTACTTGCAGAGATACAGCCCCACTGATCTAATACTCCTTAACTGTGGTGCATCCTCTAATTTGTCATCTCCAGATGGTCGTGGTTGGGATGGTGATTCCCAGTCTAAGTTTGCTGCGTCTAACCCCCCAGAAGCCTCATCTGTGTTTGCAGCCTCCAATCAAGACCCCTCTGTCAACCAAGTCCCATACATGACAGCCCGTATTTTTCACTCTAAATTCACTTACACATTTCCAGTCTTGCCTGGCCCAAAATTTGTGCGTCTCTACTTTTATCCAGCTTCTTACTCAAATCTTGATATATCCACATCCTATTTCTCGCTTAGTGCCAATAACTACGAGCTACTAAACAACTTTAGTGCCTCTCTTACAGTTCCTGCTATAAGACCTCCAGTGGACTACTTCACCAAAGAGTTCATCATCACCGTGTGGGACAACCAGAAGCTTGAATTAACCTTCATTCCGTCTCCAGCATCTTTTGCCTTCATTAATGGTATCGAAATCGTTTCCATGCCAGACAGCTTCTATGCTCGTGGCAGTGATAATCCACTGACCAATGTGGGCACCGATCTCTCCTATCTGGATAACACAACTGCGCTTGAGACAGTCTATCGACTGAATGTTGGGGGGCAAGATATCAGCAGCACAGGAGATACGGGCATGTACAGGACATGGCATCAAGATTCAGAGTATCTCCTTGGTGGACGAACTGGAAACACTCCATATCTCCCAGGCGTTAAGATAGAGTACACAACCAAAACGCCAGCTTACTCCGCACCTGCTATGGTATATAGTACTATGCGTTCAATGGGTCCTGAACCACGTGTTAACATGAATTACAATCTCACATGGATCTTCCCAGTTGATGCTGATTTCCATTATCTCCTTAGACTCCACTTTTGTGAGTTTCGAATGGAGTTCAAAAGTGTAAATCAAcaggtatttttaatattcatcaacaaTCAAACAGCAGAGTATGATGCAGATGTGATCCATATGAGCGGTGGTAACGGTATTCCAGTTTACAAAGACTACATCGTGCTGGTCCCTCAAGGGAGCCAGAGCAAGCAGGACTTGTGGCTCGAACTACACCCTAACATGGAACTGAAACCTACTTATGCTGATGCAATCTTGAATGGCTTGGAAATATTCAAGCTGAATACAACAGATGGAAATCTTGCAGGATTCAACCCTGATCCAACAGTGGCTCCTCCACCAGCAGAACAACATCCAAGTCTACAAGAGAGAAGAACGGGCAAAAGATCATCAATACTTACGGTTATAGGCATCGTTGGAGGTTCCATAGGTGCAGTATTTGCTTGCTCTcttattctttatttctttgctTTCAAGCAGAAGCGAGTCAAGGACCCTAGCAAGAGTGAGGAAAAATCCTCCTGGACTCTACTATCACAAACATCTAGGTCCACGACTACAATCTCTCCATCACTACCTACTGATCTTTGCCGACGGTTTACTTTTTTCGAAATCAACGAAGCAACAGGAAACTTTgatgatcaaaatattattggttcAGGGGGGTTTGGTACTGTGTATAAAGGATACATTGAATACGGTTTCATCGCAGTAGCCATCAAACGACTAGATTCATCATCAAAGCAAGGGACACGTGAGTTCCAGACAGAGATTGAGATGTTATCCAATCTTCGCCACCTCCATCTAGTGTCACTGATTGGATACTGTGATGATCATGGCGAGATGATCCTTGTATACGATTACATGTCAAGAGGCACCCTAAGAGAACATCTATACAAAACAAAGAGCTCTCCTCTTCCATGGAAGCAAAGGCTAGAAATATGCATTGGTGCTGCAAAAGGGTTGCATTATCTTCATTCAGGAGCAAAGCACACAATCATTCACCGTGATGTGAAGTCAACAAACATATTGTTAGATGAGAATTGGGTGGCTAAGGTTTCAGATTTTGGGCTGTCCAGATTGGGTCCCACTAGTACATCCCAAACCCATGTTAGCACTGTAGTTAGAGGTAGCATTGGATATGTGGATCCAGAATACTACCGTAGGCAACACCTAACAGAGAAATCTGATGTTTATTCATTCGGTGTGGTTTTGTTTGAGGTGCTATGTGCAAGGCCACCAGTAATTCCAAGCTCACCGAAAGATCAAGCAAGCTTAGCTGACTGGGCAAGAAAGTGTTACCATAGAGGAACCCTTGATCAGATCGTGGATCCACATTTAAAGGGCGAGGTTGCCCCTGCCTCTTTAAATAAGTTTGCAGAGATTGCTAACAGTTGCTTACATGGGCAAGGAATTGAACGCCCTAAAATGGGTGATGTCGTTTGGggccttgaatttgcattgcaGGTTCAACAAACTGCTGAGAACAATGCCAACAATATGGAAAATAAAAGCTCATTTTCACCACGTCAAGATGTCATGACCACTGATGACGATGACATGTTTAGTGGAGCGGAGTCACATTCAAGGAGCACTGTTAGCACTCGCGAAAGTGTCACCCAAAGTGATCCAGATCAAAGAGCAAGGGGTGTGTTTTCTGAAATAATTGACCCAAAGGCAAGATGA